A single Fluviispira vulneris DNA region contains:
- a CDS encoding nicotinate phosphoribosyltransferase, with protein MSSFFETVYKGSLTLLTDFYQLTMAYGYWKSGISERESVFHLYFRKNPFNGGFTLNSGLELVIDYLNQFKFSEDDLSYLSSIKDSDGNELFEKDFIVYLKNMSFTCNLDAIQEGTIVFPYEPLLRISGPLIQCQLLETPLLNIINFHSLISTKAARVVSVAGTSQVLEFGLRRAQGVDGGLSASRAAFIGGCSATSNTLAGKIFDIPVRGTHSHSWVMAFDNEVESFYAFARAMPNNVIFLVDTYNSLEGVKKAIEVGNWLKTQGKKMGGIRLDSGDLAYLSIEARKMLDKAGFHEAVIVASNDLDENVIASLKEQGAQIAVWGVGTQLVTAFDQPALGAVYKISAIKSSAGHWEHRIKLSEQSMKISTPGILQVRRYSNKNLFEADMIFDTLSSDKIKSTLIIDPEDFTRFCEIPKNCESEDLLIPIYRDGKLVYKTPTLIEIRERTFTQLRKLHASIRRLMNPHHYPAGLEKKLHDYKLNLIYKFKKKDQNEKRTPDLNASM; from the coding sequence ATGAGCTCATTTTTTGAAACAGTTTACAAGGGTTCTCTAACATTATTAACTGATTTTTATCAATTAACCATGGCATATGGATATTGGAAATCCGGTATTTCTGAAAGAGAAAGTGTTTTTCACCTCTATTTTCGTAAGAACCCTTTTAACGGAGGGTTTACATTAAATTCAGGACTTGAGCTAGTCATTGACTATTTAAATCAATTTAAGTTTTCTGAAGATGATCTGAGTTACTTGAGTTCAATTAAAGATTCGGATGGAAATGAATTATTTGAAAAAGACTTTATTGTATATCTTAAAAATATGTCTTTTACTTGTAACCTTGATGCTATTCAGGAGGGAACAATTGTTTTTCCTTATGAACCTTTATTAAGAATATCGGGTCCACTTATTCAATGTCAGCTATTAGAAACTCCTTTACTCAATATTATTAATTTTCATTCTTTAATTTCCACCAAGGCAGCACGGGTTGTGTCTGTGGCGGGTACGAGCCAAGTGCTTGAATTTGGTTTGCGCAGAGCGCAGGGTGTTGATGGTGGATTGAGTGCCAGTCGAGCTGCATTTATTGGGGGCTGTTCTGCTACTTCGAACACCTTAGCAGGGAAAATTTTTGATATTCCTGTGCGTGGAACGCACTCACACAGCTGGGTGATGGCTTTTGATAACGAAGTGGAATCTTTTTATGCTTTTGCTCGTGCAATGCCCAATAATGTTATTTTTTTAGTCGACACCTATAACAGTTTAGAAGGTGTTAAAAAAGCGATTGAAGTTGGCAATTGGCTTAAGACTCAAGGTAAAAAAATGGGTGGTATTCGCCTCGATTCTGGGGATCTTGCATATTTAAGTATTGAGGCAAGAAAAATGCTTGATAAAGCTGGTTTTCATGAAGCAGTTATTGTTGCGAGCAATGATTTAGATGAAAATGTCATTGCCAGCCTTAAAGAGCAAGGAGCTCAAATAGCTGTTTGGGGAGTTGGCACTCAATTGGTCACTGCTTTTGATCAACCCGCATTAGGAGCAGTTTATAAAATTTCAGCTATTAAATCTTCAGCAGGGCATTGGGAACATCGGATAAAATTATCTGAACAGTCTATGAAAATTTCTACCCCAGGAATTCTGCAGGTACGTAGGTATTCCAATAAAAACTTATTTGAAGCAGATATGATATTTGATACTTTAAGTTCAGATAAGATTAAGTCAACTCTAATAATTGATCCAGAAGATTTCACGCGCTTCTGTGAAATACCTAAGAATTGTGAATCAGAAGATCTATTAATACCGATTTATCGAGATGGTAAACTTGTATATAAGACCCCTACACTTATTGAAATAAGAGAGAGGACTTTTACTCAATTAAGAAAACTGCATGCAAGTATAAGAAGATTAATGAACCCGCATCATTATCCAGCAGGTCTCGAAAAGAAATTACACGATTATAAATTAAATTTAATTTATAAATTTAAAAAAAAAGACCAAAACGAAAAAAGAACACCAGATCTAAACGCTAGCATGTAA
- a CDS encoding NUDIX domain-containing protein, whose translation MRKISVSIYTIYHILKKIIQRICGVRTSGVRGLVINKENKILLVKHTYLNGWHFPGGGVEKGESPRDAIIREVREEAGIIVNEFPVIIDCYYHKILGVDDFVCFYVIKKFDIQPFESPEIKEAKWFSLEDLPYDITRATRRRLAEFFEGCERQNKW comes from the coding sequence ATGCGGAAAATCTCAGTATCAATTTACACCATTTATCATATTTTGAAGAAAATTATTCAAAGAATTTGTGGTGTGCGTACGAGTGGTGTGAGAGGGCTCGTAATAAATAAAGAAAATAAAATATTACTTGTCAAACATACCTATTTAAATGGCTGGCATTTTCCTGGTGGAGGAGTGGAAAAAGGTGAATCGCCTCGAGATGCAATTATCCGTGAAGTGCGTGAAGAAGCAGGAATAATTGTAAATGAATTTCCCGTTATTATTGATTGCTATTATCATAAAATTCTTGGTGTTGATGACTTTGTTTGTTTTTATGTTATAAAAAAATTTGACATTCAGCCCTTTGAAAGTCCGGAGATAAAAGAAGCCAAGTGGTTTTCGCTTGAGGATTTGCCTTATGATATCACAAGAGCTACTAGAAGAAGGCTTGCTGAGTTTTTTGAAGGCTGTGAGCGACAAAACAAGTGGTAA
- a CDS encoding MFS transporter: MSSLEKSNTLAAKNNALSRSGIIAGLSCVAATGIGFGLSLPLLSFVMKEMGYSSIMIGLNTSMPAIAAFVLSPIFLKFMEKYGLKSFITFAVFLAVLCFLSFFFTQSVFLWFVLRFVFGACLDGIFVASETWIGELSSDSMRGRIMGIFSSCLSIGYFLGAGILALTGSKGFLPFAVGSFFLLLVFVPIIMARKQIPDIKSEEKTALKPIILSSPIAMGAALVYGYLETTAFNLLPIYGVYSGLTERVSVSLLVTVGIGQACLQFFVGAIADKYSEKKALILCTLIGIIGAIGIGIFINTPFVLYPILFFWGACISGFYTLALIIVGKKYKGSSLAGANTAVVAMFGLGSLIGPPVAGFGMSSSEEYGFVLAMLLPVLVYFIPLLRKK; encoded by the coding sequence ATGAGTTCTTTAGAAAAATCAAACACTTTAGCTGCTAAGAACAACGCCCTGTCGCGTTCAGGAATCATTGCTGGGTTGAGTTGTGTGGCTGCTACAGGAATTGGTTTTGGACTTTCCCTTCCACTCCTTTCATTTGTAATGAAAGAAATGGGATATTCTTCAATTATGATTGGTTTAAACACCTCTATGCCAGCAATTGCTGCATTTGTCCTTTCGCCTATTTTTTTAAAGTTTATGGAAAAATATGGCTTAAAAAGTTTTATTACTTTTGCTGTTTTTCTTGCTGTATTGTGTTTTCTGTCCTTCTTTTTCACACAAAGCGTATTTTTGTGGTTTGTTCTTCGTTTCGTTTTTGGTGCCTGCCTTGACGGGATTTTTGTGGCAAGTGAAACGTGGATAGGAGAGTTGTCATCCGATTCTATGCGTGGGCGCATTATGGGGATTTTTTCTTCTTGCCTTAGTATTGGCTATTTTTTGGGGGCAGGGATTTTAGCATTAACAGGAAGTAAAGGATTTTTGCCATTCGCTGTGGGTTCCTTTTTTCTCTTACTTGTTTTTGTGCCAATTATTATGGCTAGAAAACAAATACCTGATATTAAAAGTGAAGAGAAAACCGCTTTAAAACCAATTATTTTGTCTTCACCCATCGCAATGGGCGCAGCTCTTGTCTATGGATATTTGGAAACAACAGCTTTTAATTTACTGCCCATTTATGGCGTCTACAGTGGGTTAACTGAAAGAGTTTCTGTTTCTTTACTTGTGACTGTAGGGATAGGGCAAGCGTGTTTACAATTTTTTGTTGGAGCTATTGCAGATAAATATAGTGAAAAAAAAGCGCTTATTTTATGTACTTTGATTGGAATAATAGGGGCAATTGGAATTGGAATTTTTATCAACACACCTTTTGTTTTATATCCAATCCTCTTCTTTTGGGGTGCATGTATTTCTGGTTTTTATACTCTGGCACTTATTATTGTTGGTAAAAAATACAAAGGAAGCAGTTTAGCAGGAGCAAATACGGCGGTTGTTGCTATGTTTGGCTTGGGATCCTTGATAGGACCTCCTGTTGCAGGGTTTGGTATGAGTTCTTCAGAAGAATATGGATTTGTTCTTGCTATGCTCTTGCCTGTTCTTGTATATTTTATTCCACTTTTGCGGAAAAAGTAA
- a CDS encoding DMT family transporter has translation MPKFLAIFLVICSTFFWGANFNVGKYVVNDFAPMIATALRFLIASILIFTIVMIKDRNFLQTFKNNFKMYFILGIIGVAGFNGLFLFGVKYSSPINCALIMSTNPLVTNIFAYFILKKKIFSYQKIGMLISLVGVIIILTQGSLHALLNLNFAFGDILIIIGNICWALYGVLSIRYLSKSSPLATTASTMIIGTIALIVFSFFEGHVDQAFHQSSSIYLAITFMAICGAVLAYLFWNIGMARLGAAQTSIFFNFVPVFTVLVSIFLGHPIYLIQIVGGVIILCGVIISSNVIQLPIKVKKYQRH, from the coding sequence ATGCCAAAATTTTTAGCTATATTTTTAGTCATATGCTCTACCTTTTTCTGGGGAGCAAACTTTAATGTTGGGAAATATGTTGTCAACGATTTTGCCCCCATGATTGCAACGGCACTGCGATTTCTAATTGCTTCAATACTTATATTTACAATTGTAATGATAAAAGATCGAAATTTTTTGCAAACGTTCAAAAATAATTTTAAAATGTATTTTATTCTTGGTATTATTGGTGTTGCGGGTTTCAATGGCTTATTTCTTTTTGGGGTAAAATACTCATCTCCCATAAATTGCGCACTCATCATGTCTACAAACCCTTTAGTCACAAATATATTTGCATATTTTATTTTAAAAAAGAAAATATTTTCATATCAAAAAATAGGGATGCTCATAAGTCTTGTAGGAGTCATCATAATATTAACTCAAGGTTCTCTACATGCTTTATTGAATCTTAATTTTGCATTTGGCGATATTTTAATCATTATCGGCAACATATGCTGGGCTCTGTATGGTGTTTTGAGTATTCGCTATTTAAGTAAATCTTCTCCTCTTGCCACAACTGCATCGACCATGATTATTGGCACGATTGCTCTTATCGTATTTTCCTTTTTTGAAGGACATGTCGATCAAGCGTTTCATCAATCTTCATCTATTTATCTTGCCATCACTTTTATGGCAATTTGTGGCGCTGTGCTTGCCTACTTATTTTGGAATATTGGTATGGCGCGACTGGGAGCAGCACAAACATCTATCTTTTTTAATTTCGTGCCTGTTTTTACTGTACTTGTTTCAATTTTCTTAGGGCATCCAATTTATTTAATCCAAATTGTTGGTGGTGTCATTATTCTTTGCGGTGTGATAATTTCTTCGAATGTTATTCAGTTACCTATTAAAGTAAAAAAATATCAGAGGCATTAA
- a CDS encoding DNA/RNA non-specific endonuclease: MVYVNSGKKGNCNKELNNPEADTIYFVDNKIKFETDHLARTSSVETDLDLVKGKDRNGYQQITAAKKGKLVPYTKKKMDQGGHIIANRFGRPGEKINLVPQDAENNLGGGEWNETYKQGDLRKPCKEILMKFAELL, translated from the coding sequence GTGGTTTATGTAAATTCTGGTAAAAAAGGAAATTGTAATAAAGAATTAAATAATCCTGAAGCTGACACTATTTATTTTGTTGATAACAAAATTAAATTTGAGACGGATCATTTAGCCCGCACCTCTTCTGTCGAAACTGATTTAGATTTAGTAAAAGGAAAAGATAGAAACGGGTATCAGCAAATTACTGCTGCTAAAAAAGGGAAGTTAGTTCCTTATACGAAGAAAAAAATGGATCAAGGTGGTCATATTATCGCCAATCGCTTTGGTCGGCCCGGAGAGAAAATTAACCTCGTGCCGCAAGATGCAGAGAATAACCTAGGAGGTGGAGAATGGAATGAAACATACAAACAGGGCGATTTAAGGAAGCCATGCAAAGAGATATTGATGAAATTCGCAGAGTTGCTCTAG
- a CDS encoding PAAR domain-containing protein, which translates to MHYEKGCYFKRRTTTGGGIVVQCSGYEIGGLNIALVGDSVICSHGTGVIIEGDENFLINGRPVALNGHKASCGCTLVSQKLAQENFIEKITSNVEEESFGDKVLDFFNICENAIAEEESYKEKTELLSDVLDLDPVKDKYKLQALSRIGEYRANANGKNLIHALSSRYCLSRQEKKLAAQSQFNGGSHS; encoded by the coding sequence TTGCACTATGAAAAAGGGTGTTATTTTAAAAGGAGAACAACAACAGGTGGTGGCATTGTCGTTCAATGTTCTGGTTATGAAATTGGCGGATTAAATATTGCTTTAGTGGGTGATTCTGTCATTTGTTCCCATGGTACAGGTGTCATCATTGAGGGAGATGAAAATTTTCTCATAAATGGTAGACCTGTTGCATTAAATGGACACAAAGCATCCTGTGGTTGCACTTTAGTCTCACAAAAATTAGCTCAAGAAAATTTTATTGAAAAAATCACGAGTAATGTTGAAGAAGAAAGTTTTGGCGATAAAGTTTTAGATTTTTTTAATATTTGTGAAAATGCTATTGCAGAAGAAGAAAGTTATAAAGAAAAAACTGAACTTTTAAGTGATGTATTAGATTTAGATCCTGTAAAAGATAAATATAAATTGCAAGCACTATCACGCATTGGTGAATATAGAGCGAACGCAAATGGCAAAAATTTAATTCATGCTCTTAGCTCTCGTTATTGTTTGAGTCGACAGGAAAAAAAGTTAGCCGCTCAATCACAGTTTAATGGAGGAAGTCATTCTTAG
- a CDS encoding DUF2345 domain-containing protein, producing MDHKKSSVDISAAKHMKIRSFGDHLTQSMSTMSMKTSKNMLSTSKEQMEFKTQKNMLHEAKEEMEIRTEKYYSIYAKEQIEMFSEKHFILSTQEQSVIVAEKHIKLSANENIEFETEKEIVQNAKGNIDLNTLNKLRLQAKENIEFKAEKSITFKVGNVKITLEESGIVIVTAKEIQLKGATNAVTIK from the coding sequence ATGGATCACAAAAAATCCTCCGTCGATATCTCTGCAGCAAAGCATATGAAAATCCGTTCCTTTGGGGATCATTTAACACAGTCTATGTCAACCATGTCTATGAAAACTTCTAAAAACATGCTCTCCACTTCAAAAGAGCAGATGGAGTTTAAAACGCAAAAAAATATGCTGCATGAAGCAAAAGAGGAAATGGAAATAAGGACTGAAAAATATTATTCCATTTATGCTAAAGAACAAATAGAAATGTTCAGCGAAAAGCATTTTATTTTAAGCACACAAGAGCAATCAGTAATTGTGGCCGAAAAGCATATTAAATTAAGTGCCAATGAAAACATTGAATTCGAAACAGAGAAAGAAATAGTTCAAAATGCTAAAGGCAATATAGATTTAAATACATTAAATAAATTACGCTTGCAGGCAAAAGAAAATATCGAATTCAAAGCTGAAAAATCAATTACATTTAAAGTTGGAAATGTAAAAATTACCCTTGAAGAATCAGGGATTGTCATAGTTACAGCGAAAGAAATTCAGCTTAAGGGTGCGACAAATGCAGTCACTATAAAATAA
- a CDS encoding PAAR domain-containing protein, translating into MQKGIVVEGDPLSNGGVVVKGTGTYVDGFKIALEGDLIHCASHGFGAISEGDSNIKIDGRGIALEGHKTSCGCSLIAEQIGEKNKIDVPEPSFFENLKSVLYKIEEEIEEFIVETINNIHEFVDDPIEYVCKDYDKPENSRLKRSPLIIAKGLACSFRDNYVVNQNQNSLQKQQDQINKIKKSDVETKLDCSNNKYRGGVHEKTRLPIGDGKDSHHIPAKSAYKGSKMNPDGRAMKGPAIQMDPEDHIDTMSHGSKGLESIQYIDKQKDFIQQGRLKEAVQMDIDDVYRIAVKKGDPNKYKCAIQEMEEYLKTLNPSDFK; encoded by the coding sequence ATGCAAAAAGGAATTGTTGTCGAAGGAGATCCGCTTTCAAATGGTGGAGTCGTTGTGAAAGGAACTGGCACATATGTCGATGGTTTTAAAATTGCCCTAGAAGGAGATCTAATTCATTGTGCGTCTCATGGATTTGGAGCTATTTCCGAAGGAGATTCAAATATTAAAATAGACGGGCGAGGGATTGCTCTTGAAGGACATAAAACTTCTTGCGGCTGCAGTTTAATTGCAGAACAAATTGGTGAAAAAAATAAAATAGACGTTCCAGAACCTTCTTTTTTTGAAAATTTAAAAAGTGTATTATATAAAATAGAAGAAGAAATTGAAGAATTTATTGTAGAAACAATAAATAATATACATGAATTTGTTGATGACCCAATAGAATATGTTTGTAAAGATTATGACAAACCAGAAAATTCAAGACTGAAGCGCTCTCCGCTTATTATTGCAAAAGGTTTAGCTTGTTCTTTCAGAGATAATTACGTTGTAAATCAAAATCAAAATTCTTTACAAAAGCAGCAAGATCAAATAAATAAAATTAAGAAATCTGACGTTGAGACTAAGTTGGATTGTTCTAACAATAAATACAGGGGTGGCGTACATGAGAAAACACGTTTGCCAATTGGTGATGGAAAAGATTCACACCATATTCCTGCAAAAAGCGCTTATAAAGGATCAAAAATGAATCCCGATGGAAGAGCAATGAAAGGTCCTGCTATACAGATGGATCCAGAAGATCATATAGATACAATGAGTCATGGAAGTAAGGGCCTAGAGAGCATACAATATATAGATAAGCAAAAAGATTTTATTCAACAAGGTAGATTAAAGGAAGCCGTCCAAATGGATATTGATGATGTCTATAGAATTGCTGTCAAAAAGGGAGATCCTAATAAATATAAATGCGCAATTCAAGAAATGGAAGAATATTTAAAAACTTTAAATCCAAGTGATTTTAAATAA
- a CDS encoding contractile injection system protein, VgrG/Pvc8 family: MDLLANVVSAAKKLVIKPYPCLDVLSAVENNTGHRFIVEFIADKKIIFESGVSQFEIKESISSLFRIDLRIELSKNEFVKFLSDMQLHGHVIDSENISAYFYFKEIHAHLLNGYSLKVREFNGYIQNFQISSVEHDGVETIILQIAAAPLPAFMQQTNAYRAYVNKTVEEIIEDVFADFCKESLLTEKFKPDFCITYPVKSNRINCVQNGESHWDFVLRLIEEEDWEYVVTFKDKKCEIMIFDEILAPEMLIPTGIKKETTLDLIDDQSVMWETLAEQSFEKKNFLYGLRFINTGIPAPIQVLDSDARRHGVPLKSKEAVSKLPPKHKTPLQLKWTYGQEGAKKYSLTDSSIKFLDRRAEKLELKNTFPTFQASGMTNCLDIYLGSRVNANYDRDKFKKIYGELKKLKNYRVHNLRFVFNCQSQFGKNNCQYFTEMNMHPAEITYGIKQDYERNYIDGTMHGIVKADDEKIDLDGEKNYIKVMLPWQYKGLPVKSDYILARFMSPWASQNYGMFVTPRHGDEVVVSFEDGDPDLPVVLGCLYNQKCKYPVSAKENKHVLAIYDQPSENKKNNFLVMDHKKSSVDISAAKHMKIRSFGDHLTQSMSTMSMKTSKNMLSTSKEQMEFKTQKNMLHEAKEEMEIRTEKNFHLQAKEQIEIFSDKYYLLATKEQAEIKTDQYFSVNSFEYSELKADTHISITSKEFMELLTDKNLDLSAKDDIMIKSEKKIIIQAGESQIILDPSGNIIFKGKEIIIQGASRAHKIN, encoded by the coding sequence ATGGATTTATTAGCAAATGTCGTCAGTGCAGCAAAGAAATTAGTAATCAAGCCTTATCCCTGTTTAGATGTTCTTTCTGCGGTTGAAAATAACACCGGCCATAGATTTATCGTGGAGTTTATTGCCGATAAAAAAATAATATTTGAAAGTGGAGTTTCCCAGTTTGAAATAAAAGAAAGTATAAGCTCTTTGTTTAGAATAGACTTAAGGATTGAACTCAGTAAAAATGAATTTGTAAAATTTTTATCCGATATGCAATTGCATGGACATGTGATTGATAGCGAAAATATATCGGCTTATTTTTATTTCAAAGAAATTCATGCACACTTGCTCAATGGTTACTCACTCAAAGTCAGAGAATTTAATGGTTATATCCAAAACTTTCAAATTTCATCCGTTGAACATGATGGGGTCGAAACAATCATTCTGCAGATCGCTGCGGCACCTCTGCCTGCATTTATGCAACAGACCAATGCTTATCGCGCTTATGTTAATAAAACTGTCGAAGAAATAATTGAAGATGTTTTTGCGGATTTCTGCAAAGAGAGTTTATTAACCGAAAAATTTAAGCCTGACTTTTGCATTACCTATCCCGTTAAAAGCAATCGAATCAATTGTGTGCAAAATGGAGAGTCACATTGGGATTTTGTTTTACGCCTGATTGAAGAAGAAGATTGGGAATATGTTGTTACCTTCAAAGATAAAAAATGCGAAATAATGATATTTGATGAAATCTTAGCACCCGAGATGTTAATTCCAACAGGAATAAAAAAAGAAACCACGCTGGATTTAATCGACGATCAAAGTGTTATGTGGGAAACTCTGGCTGAGCAATCGTTTGAAAAAAAGAATTTTTTATACGGCCTGCGTTTTATAAATACGGGTATTCCTGCACCTATTCAAGTGCTTGATTCCGACGCGCGCAGACATGGTGTTCCCTTAAAAAGCAAAGAAGCTGTTTCAAAACTTCCGCCTAAACACAAAACCCCTTTGCAATTAAAATGGACCTATGGACAGGAGGGGGCTAAAAAATACTCATTAACCGATTCGAGTATTAAATTTCTCGATAGACGCGCAGAAAAACTAGAATTAAAAAACACATTTCCGACTTTTCAAGCAAGTGGAATGACAAATTGCCTCGATATTTATTTAGGCAGCAGGGTGAATGCCAATTATGACAGGGATAAATTCAAAAAAATATACGGCGAGTTAAAAAAGTTAAAAAATTATCGTGTGCATAATTTGCGTTTTGTATTTAATTGCCAATCTCAATTCGGAAAAAACAATTGCCAATACTTCACAGAAATGAATATGCATCCAGCGGAAATAACTTACGGAATAAAACAAGATTATGAACGCAATTATATCGATGGAACAATGCATGGAATCGTAAAAGCAGATGATGAGAAAATAGATCTCGATGGTGAAAAGAATTATATTAAGGTGATGTTACCTTGGCAATATAAGGGTTTACCCGTAAAGTCAGATTATATCTTAGCCCGCTTTATGAGCCCGTGGGCAAGCCAAAATTATGGAATGTTTGTCACCCCTCGCCATGGTGACGAAGTGGTTGTTTCGTTTGAAGATGGCGATCCCGATCTCCCCGTAGTGCTCGGCTGTCTGTATAACCAAAAATGCAAATATCCTGTGAGCGCCAAAGAGAATAAACACGTACTCGCCATTTACGATCAACCGTCTGAAAATAAGAAAAATAACTTCCTCGTTATGGATCACAAAAAATCCTCCGTCGATATCTCTGCAGCAAAGCATATGAAAATCCGTTCCTTTGGGGATCATTTAACTCAATCTATGTCAACCATGTCTATGAAAACTTCTAAGAATATGCTCTCTACCTCAAAAGAGCAGATGGAGTTTAAAACGCAAAAAAATATGCTGCACGAAGCCAAAGAGGAAATGGAAATAAGGACGGAAAAGAATTTTCATTTGCAAGCAAAAGAGCAGATAGAAATATTTTCTGATAAATATTATCTTTTAGCGACAAAAGAACAGGCTGAAATTAAAACAGATCAATATTTTTCTGTAAATTCATTTGAATACTCAGAGCTCAAAGCTGACACTCATATATCAATTACTTCAAAAGAATTTATGGAATTATTAACGGATAAAAATTTAGATCTATCTGCAAAAGATGACATTATGATAAAATCTGAAAAAAAAATAATTATTCAAGCTGGTGAAAGCCAAATAATCTTAGATCCTTCAGGGAATATAATATTTAAAGGGAAAGAAATAATTATTCAAGGAGCTTCAAGAGCTCATAAAATAAATTAA
- a CDS encoding sulfite exporter TauE/SafE family protein, translated as MSFSLCIILYLLTGSIAGILAGLLGIGGGAIVVPSLAFIFLHSGMPKEHIMHLAIGTSLTAMFFTSFFSSYSHHKKGRVEWDILLKTAPGICLGVFVGAFFSARMNTETLTIVFAIYLIFISIQMFLKKDKVTEKKTLFKESKSTLASGGVIIGLLSGLLGVGGGTLTVPFLTYLGKSVHKAIGTSAACGFIITIVGTICFTLLSGEAKNLPEGTIGFIYLPAALGVTVMSSIFAPIGAKISGQLSPKVLLKCFSILLLAVAVKMLV; from the coding sequence ATGTCTTTTTCTCTTTGTATTATACTTTACCTCCTCACTGGTTCTATTGCTGGTATTTTAGCTGGACTTCTTGGCATTGGTGGTGGAGCAATTGTTGTTCCATCTCTTGCGTTTATCTTCCTGCATAGTGGGATGCCAAAAGAACACATTATGCATTTAGCAATTGGCACTTCGTTGACTGCCATGTTTTTTACATCCTTTTTTTCCAGTTATTCCCATCATAAGAAAGGACGAGTCGAGTGGGATATCCTGTTAAAAACAGCCCCAGGAATATGCCTAGGTGTTTTTGTGGGAGCTTTTTTTTCGGCAAGAATGAATACGGAAACACTGACGATCGTGTTTGCTATTTATTTAATTTTTATCTCAATACAAATGTTTCTTAAAAAAGATAAAGTAACAGAAAAAAAGACCCTTTTTAAAGAATCAAAATCGACATTAGCTAGTGGCGGAGTGATTATTGGTTTGCTTTCTGGGTTATTAGGTGTGGGAGGAGGAACCCTCACAGTTCCTTTTCTAACTTATCTTGGCAAAAGTGTGCACAAAGCAATAGGGACATCTGCAGCCTGTGGATTTATTATAACTATAGTTGGCACAATTTGTTTCACGTTATTAAGTGGCGAGGCTAAAAATCTTCCAGAAGGAACGATTGGATTTATTTATCTACCAGCAGCACTTGGCGTTACAGTCATGAGCTCAATTTTTGCACCCATCGGTGCAAAAATATCGGGTCAATTGTCTCCAAAAGTTTTACTCAAATGTTTTTCGATTCTATTACTTGCAGTCGCAGTAAAAATGCTCGTTTGA